From the Aspergillus puulaauensis MK2 DNA, chromosome 1, nearly complete sequence genome, the window tttaaaatatatatatattttattctatttttaagtaaagtatttattaagagTAAGTAGTTATACTAGCTAATTaaactagaaatattatatcttatttagatattatataaaatttagtatataattaaatttataaaataaattattatttatattaattatatttttattattagtattttaaagtaattatttatataaactattattttaaaaaatttatatttatatttagtatatattagttagtttatttaataattttaactaataatattttataaatttaattatattaatattatactagatactttatcttaattattatattttaattaaattattattatttttatattagatctaGACAGCTTAAAAGCTAAtatttattctaaaaataaataaagctttaatattaatattaagtctactaatcttaagtatatagaatcctctaataactaaattaattagaatattaaatactttattaattattttatacttattaatttactgTTTTCTAGTATCTAGTTATCTAAAAATtttaagttatatttatataaagattatttatctaatatttaagctactattataattaaagtattatagaataataataatatgaattctttattttatatactagaagatagtttattttatatataaaaatataaaactctaaataatattaaagaatatttatttattacttaaaagttttaactttatatattttatactatagctgttaagatatttactataatttataataagtataattattaagatattaataattatatatatattttatatataattatattttataaagattaaaagttattatataaatatattagttattatctaatatatttaaagaataatatttattattatttattttatagattattatagcttattctatctactttaatattatttaatttaatctttataaattttattatataccttctgtataatagctttattattaataaatatattttaaaaactactaataataagtaaggccttaatataatattagtatttattaataagtttattaaatatattaatctagtttttagatattttatataaattatttttatttagaatactacttttatagactatttttatttttataattaaaaattattaaaaggctttatttttaactaaaatatctagtttatattaagcttttagaaagatttatttaataaaattcttaatattaattaatactactcTACTACCTATTACCTgtaattaaatagataatttaaatatataatttaataagttaaaattatattttactatacttatatataagatttattctagctaaactaaatatctattattattatagttattaataaaatatagagcttatttatttaaataaatttatataagctactatttagtataaaactatatatatcctagaatatactaaaatatatatttaaataagattttaatattaaaataaatattaaaagagttataaaatttactactacttatataaagatcttatataattaaaagtattttattaataattaataccctaaagataataattattaaaaagttaaaaaaattattaataagtaatttatttactgtagttaaaattatatttattttatataatatctagtatattaaactagttatagtattaataaaaattaataaatattagaataaaatCTTACCAgtactaaaaaagtaattattaagtataaaaaatatttaaaaaataattaagtaagaaaaacttattattactattaattattattttatatatatattattttctatttcttatttaagttaatatatatctataagaatatagagttttcttatttaatcttattattataatataattagttattatttattaatatatactaaagatcttctactatttattatatttatatactagtggatttatattattctagttaaatagctttagctctactTCCCAgatcctattaattaaactaattcaACACTTCACTAatttcatcaagatcgcTGTCTTGcgacaataataatatattttatatatttttaataaacttaatttttaatagatttattctttaataatttagttttatatagttataaagatttactttaaataatataatatttaatttaataataaaattatttaattaatttaagataatatttaaaatcctataaaataataaagaattttagtaaaaaaattattttaaattttttaatagatatagttaaactaagaatattaattttttaattctttaattaaataaaagaaaatctaataaatatttttaaagatttaattttaatatttatattttataaataactaaatactagacttaaatatttaatatatttatttaatataataaaaataataattatattattaatatatatttagtaaaatacttaaaatttaataagatatagatctatttaatattaaataaaaaaataaaattaataaagcttataataattatattaaaaattttcTAGCTAtagtagcttataataatagggGCGCGCTGTACACACACCTCGACCGCTCCACACACACCCTGATTGGCTACACGCACACCTCGCTAAACCTAAAAAGGTAATAAATCACGtgatataaaaataaatattatgTAAATCACGTGATCTAAGAATCACGTGACTTTAaaagaatagtattataagtaataatagtagtattactataataaatttataatataaataattattattagaccACGTAATCTAATTCagtatataatttaaaataataaattaagaatattaataatatattaaaaatttataatttaatatatattataattattattattattattattattattattattatgattattattattattattaaaatattattctttaaagtTATGTGATTTTTAGATCTTATAGTTTACTAtgatttttttatatatcaCGTGATCTATTATCTCTTTAGGTTTAGCGGGGTGTGTGTGGAGCGGTTGAGGTGTGCGTGTAGCTAATCAGGGTGTGTGTGGAGCAGTCGAGGTGTGCGTACAGCGCGCcctaataaatattaatttaattatatatatctctaaacCCTAATAAATAGAAGTCCtactaaaaaaaaactagaaatattatatattaaagtctaaaatatattaaatattcttaaaagattaagttattattaataaaaccttagatctattatataaaactagaaaacttaagcttattattatttatatattttctagctattttatatttattatttagtatattatatttaatctctaaacttaaataagtaaaaataaagattatattattatagacctatataatataaataaaaaaacagaacttaattaatatttaattctaatataataagaaattatactatttatttataaatataagtatattattattattaatacttataaaattttCTACTAATagctaatatattaagattattaaagatatcttattattataagctactaTAACTAAGAAacttttaatataattattataagctttattaactttattttttttttaatattaaataaacttatatcATACTAAATTCTGAATattctactaaatatatattaataatataattattatctatattatattaaataaatatattaaatatctaaatctagtatttagttatttataaaacctaaattttaaaattaagtttttaaaaatatttattagatttctatttatttaattatttagttaaagagttaatactcttaatttaattatatttattaaaaaatttaaagtaatttttttACTAAatctctttattattttataagatcttAAGTACTATCTTAagttaattaaataattttattattaaattaagtattatactacttaaaataaatctttataattatataaaactaaattattaaaaaatagatctattaaagattaagtttattaagaatatataaaatatattattattaataaatctattaatattaagtatttattattttctaatttataaagtaagttttataatctataatttttaatatactttaattttaagaaataattttatattaatattaatatattttatattatatatagagttataattctactatattaaaaataaatattctaattattttatttctttaatataaataaaagtattatttattctatttcttaattaattatttattagtattaagtataattactagctaataaaatttaaagttttttatcttatttaagctgtatataaagtttattattatagtaaattattaaaatattttataattatctatactaattatttatttattatagatatattaaagtaatcttttttttaattaattattattaaaaatctaaattattaattaatatatattaattaatatctttaataatttaaacttactatctattataaatctaaataaatacatattatttctaatattttattatatttatttataaattttatctGAGGATAAGCTActaaacttatttataattaaaatattatttttttaattttaaataaattataaatttattatatttttataattatcAAGCTATCCaataaatttaagtaatacttaaaaaataagtatttaaataattattaagatattataatttttaatattctaaaaaataatattaatactaaattttcttactttattaaagataaattattattcctaaaatattaaaatattattaataattttaaaaataactttataaaaaaaatcttacTAGATCtaaagatactattattaattttaaagttttataaaatccttttaatttataatttactatattttttttattatttattaaagttactttaagtcttttatattatttcttttatttattaagattattttaagcttattttatatatattttattttttttatctattctatactttattttttattctatttattaagtcttATTTtaagccttcttcttttaatattttacttataaataaaatataatattttattttatttttatacttaataaaattattatattttcagtttaatctatatttatagctatactactacttatcttattaatatttaaagtttatctttattaatttctatataatttcttGCTAGTACTAATTCGGACTAGCtaaatagttagttagttattctagaCCCGCCATTTCTACCCGGCCGTCCTTGATATTTAATGAatcatcttcaactacttcATCAACTCTAcataaagattttattaaagcctaaaatatataagaatcTTATAAGATACTAagaagatatattaattaaaataaaagataaaactagcttaattatattcatatttattatcttactCTAATACcctttaattaatatctaaaatatttaatatattaaatctttagaGTAGCTAttctaaataatttaataaagaaataatctaagattattagaaatctatataaattctttagataattattctttagaGGACAagtcttaatttaatctagtttCTACTTTAGTAGTCTATTCTCTGCTGAGTAATCCTTTATTAGACATACCGTAGCTCATAACTGTCTCGGCGAGCCATTCCAAGGTCTCTAATAAAATCCGGGGACAACCTTATATCTAACGTCACCCCTGAAAGTCTTCGACAAGCGGGCGCGATATGTGTGCTGCAGTTGGGAAACATGGCCAATGCCTCCAAACATTCAAAACACGCAATAGAATTGGTTATAACAAGGGTTTCGACATCGGACCTGCAAGACCGTCTCTGAGATGGAAAAGTTCTCAGAGTTCGCAACAGCATTTTGCAACTACAATTTTTTCCGGAATACAACCCACGGGTGTGCCGCACCTAGGAAATTACCTTGGTGCTCTGCGTGAGTGGGTTAAAATACAAGATACCGCCACCACTGACactaagttaatattttcCATTGTCGATTTGCATGCATTAACGGTGCCTCAACAAGGGCACCAActgaggaaatggagaaggGAGGCATTTGCAACGTTGATAGCCGTTGGTTTAGATCCCAAACGTTCGACAATATTCTATCAATCTGCCGTACGCGATAACCCGAGATACATTCGATGTTACTTTCACGCCGAATATCCAGCTGATAAGCTAATCAGGTTCATCACCATGCTGAGCTATTCTGGATTCTGAGTACTGTAGCATCTACGGGTTACCTATCTCGGATGACTCAATGGAAGGTGAGTAATCTTTAAAAGATAATGAAGTCTATGTGTCCCTTTTTGCAAAAGAAAATACACGAACGCAGGCACACAATTAACCCCAGTCAGAGCAAACTTCAACTGCCAGAAGACACTACCTTGGAAAATGCAGAGGTTCGGTCGAAGCTACGCCTCGGACTTTTTTCATATCCAGtgctccaggctgcggatATCCTGGTTCATAGGTCTGCTTACTATCCGTCGGGTAGATAATATCTTGCTAAAGTGACCCAGAGCTACCCATGTTCCAGTCGGAGAGGACCAAAGGCAACATCTGGAATTCTCCAGGAATACCGCAAATAGCTTCAACCACCTCTACGGAACAGTATTCCCGTCTCCGGAAGCACTGATTTGTTAGGCCTCCCAGCCCATATGTGGCTACCCCGTAGTGATGGTGTTTCATAAGCTAACTACCATTAGCTCCCGCAAAGAGAGTGATGTCTCTGAAGGAACCAACGCTCAAAATGTCAAAATCTCATGTTGACGAACGTTCAAGAATCACACTCACAGATTCCCCCGAGGACATTCGGCAAAAGGTTAAAGCTGCACTTACAGACTCGGAGCCTGGCATAACCTATGATCCGATTTGCCGGCCAGGTATATCCAACCTCATAGAGATCCTAAGCCATCTCGAAGAAAACTCGTGCTTCGAAATCGCATCACGGTACGAGTCGGCGAGTCCACGAGCTCTCAAGGAGCACCTGTCAGAAAGAATCTGTGACGCATTATCTCCGATTAAAGAGAAGTTCAATGCCACTATCTCAGACGGCCGTAATTTAGACGTCATTTCAGAGGAAGGAGCCCAGAAAGCACGTGCCAATGCCGAGATCACTATGAAGAAGGTCCGAGAAACTATGGGGCTATGATATTTTGTTGAGAGAGGAAATCATTAAATAGGGCTCTATTCTTTgctctatttaatatttagactCCAAAATCCACTGTATCAATACCAATCGATCATCCTAGTATGGGCTTTCCCCTTAAATCCGAGTATCCATTTGTCACGTAGGCGTGCGTATCTATCTTTGAATCGGTCGGGATCAGAGGATACATGCATGCAGCATGATACATAACTAAGCTATGGACCCAACTAAGTGGACGAGTAGTCGATGTAATGGCGAAGCCGGCAACGGCGGATAGTTAAGGTTTCCGGCCGGTCCGACTTGGCATAGCTTCGTTGCTTTCGGTAAATTCGGTGGAACCTCCATCGAAAGATTATTCTCAGAAAGGCAGATTGACGAACAAGCCCATACGATGTCAAATACGTTTCTAATTTTAACCTCTGGTCAGTATCCAATCGTAATTAAAGCACCCAACATtcaacaacacaaacacagGTAGGTTCTAAATGGCTCCGCAGTTTGTACTACTGGCACAATGATGACGACAACAATAGGATGCTGCACATGACCATTGGATAGTGTAGACCCCGTTCTAAGCCATCCGGTCcaggcagcaacagcagcataTTCCTAGAAAAAAGGCTCACCATGCGCCAGTCAATGGTGCCAACTGGGAGTTTACTACCTACTTACTAACTGGGGTAGCCCGTCTTATCCTTCAAGTCCTTCACTGAGTTTTGTCGATTGTATTTCTATCATATAACCTACTGCGCACTTACTTCTCATTAAACCCCAAGCGGCTGTGGGGCACCCCCGGCCTGTAGGAAAGCCACAATGTGGAAAGTTTCTTCAGTTCTCAGTGCTTTGCTATTTACTAGATGTTGGGCGGGTTCATTGGTGCTTCGACAAAGCGGCTTGCCCGCTGTTGTTGAACTAAATATCCGTCGCAACGATATCCTGGATCCCATAGCGAGAGACCAAACAAGGCGAAAACGAGACAAAACAGTCTCGCAGTTAATTGATAATGAGGTATGTTGGTTAAGAATCTCTTTATATGTATCTGGGACTTACTGTTCAGCAGGAGACGCTCTACTTCTGCAATGTAACAATCGGCACGCCAGAGCAAAACCTGCGGTTGATTCTCGACACTGGTAGCAGTGATCTTTGGTGTAATGCTGCAAATTCAGCACTTTGTTTGTCATCTAGAGATCCATGTCGTGTACCTGGCTCATTTGACCCAAACTTGTCTTCATCGTTGTCTTATGTTTCATCCGATTTCAACATCACGTATGCAGATGGGACAGGCGCCGCTGGGGACTACGTAACTGACACACTCCACATCGGCGGTACAACAGTCAAGGATTTTCAGTTTGGAATTGGGTACTCATCTAGCTCCGCGGGTAAGTCATACCAAGCATGCGCTTCGTCAAACCTTTGTTTAGAATATTAACTCCCAATTCAGAGGGGGTTTTAGGAATTGGCTACCCATCGAATGAGGTCCAGGTCGCTCGTTTTGGGGACGATGCTTATCCCAACCTTCCTCAATTCTTAATGCAGAAAGGTTTAATTCAATCAAGCGCCTACAGCCTGTGGCTGAATGATCTTGAAGCAAATACTGGGTCTATCCTATTCGGGGGGGTTGATACAGAGAAGTATCATGGTGATCTACGGACTCTTCCTGTCCAGAGCATCAATGGTGGATATTCTGAACTCATAATAGCGCTCACTGGTGTCTCGCTCAATACTAAGTCCAGAGATCGCCACTTGTCCTCAGGTGCGCTACCTGCAGCGGTACTCCTTGACTCTGGAAGCTCTCTATCATATTTACCAGACTCcattgcggaggaaattTACAGAGAGATTGGTGTTACTTATGAGCCATCCACTGGTGCCGGGTATATACCGTGTAGCTTGGCCCAGAATGACATCAATATAACATTCACATTCTCGTCCCCCGAAGTCACTGTTGGCATCAAGGAGCTTATTATAGACGGCGGGGGTCTTCGCTTTTCAAACGGTGATCGTGCTTGTATATTCGGCATTGTCCCTGCCGGGGACAGCACCGCTGTTCTTGGTGATACTTTTTTGCGCAGCGCATATGTTGTCTATGATCTGACAAATAATGAGATATCGCTCGCACAAACCAGGTTCAATTCAACCAAGAGCAATATCTTTGAGATACAAAGTGGAGATGACGCTGTACCTAATGCGACAAAGGTATCTAACCCTGTTACCTCCGTCGTGGTAGATGGCTCGGGGGCGCGAATTGGGGGGCCGACGGATAGCGGAAACACAATACAATCTACAGACACGGGTGCGGCATTGGCATTGGGGGGCGCGGTGAGTGTTCCAGGACGTCTCGCTTTAAGCGCTGTGGTGATGTGGTATACATGGGCTTTTTGACCGGGTCGACGTACATATTTGAGTTATTTGCATGTAAATAATGCGGAGGCATGTAGCTACTGCCAATTAAAGATGCAACTAGATGTGTAATATATACAATGGATTTTATTCTGAAACTTGAAGAGGGCATGTAGGTTGGATAACTACAGTATATATGCTAACTGCGTACTACGTAGTGTCTACTCAGAGTACTGTATGGCCGGCCCAGTTTGCTCGATTTGCTCAGCCGGTGCTTGAAGACAAACCACGCGCTCTCTGCGGCGAGACAGTCATCTTAATGAAGGTCATGTTGCGTCTTCTGGCGAAGCATACTTTCATTATACAGATCAATAGATAATCTTCAAATTGCCGGATTGTTTTGGACCTCTGTGGGTAAAGACACTACCTAGTACATACAGCGTACGGAGTACGACGGAGACTACTACTGTTATGAGCTACAGTGCGTCTAATAAAGGATTACTCAGCAGGAATCAGACTACTAAAGTAGaaactagattaaattaaggCTTATCTTCTAAATAAATAGCTATCTAGAggatttatatagctttttaataatcttaaattcctttttaattataggaTTGTTGAAGTAGTTAAAGATGATCCATTAATTAATAGGGACGGCCGGGTAGAAATGGCGGGTCcggaataactaactaactaataagcTAAGCTAAATcagtactagataaaaaaattaatGAAAATAAactttagatattaataaaatagacaGCAGtatagctataaatataaattaaattaaaaatatagtagttttattagatataaaaataaaataaaacattagagaagaaaagacttAGAgctaagcttaataaataaaataaataataaagtaacACGTGAGATAAATAGAAagatagaaaataatataaaataaatttattacaAGCTTACCTTGCTGTCGCCCTTGAACCCCGCCGGTTATTAGTGATACCATTCTTCTAGATAATCTGTATTATTGTCGTGATACTGACCGGTTATTACCTATcaatatatactaaagacctcctactgtttattatatttatatactaataggtttatattattctaactaaatagttttagctcTATTTCttagattctattatttagttaaattaatattttattaattttattaagattactatcttataatagtagtagtatgtcTTACTAATTAAGagtatctaaaaattattattactaaattctAAAAGccttaattatttaaatattatatttattagagtatttattaaatattatattaagattttaattaataatctttattagagCTTATTCTACTTAATAAAGTTTTACTATTAGCTagaaataatactagtaagtaaaattattaactatctattttctttatttttaatattattaagtttattaagtaattattttaaactatatttaaataagcttatttattaattaaatatttactattaatttattagttattttactagatagtttactagttaaagtatttatttatttttttatttattatttattattattatttttatattattaaaaactattttatattttactaattaaatattaaaatattttattatttataaagctattaaagagttctattatttaattaagtatcttaaaattaataatttagatacttttttttattagatagtaaataactaaatttttaaaattaatattattaagcctactttatcttttaataattagttttatttaaatttaataagttattctattatcttatttattattaataaaaaacttattaaaagattctctatctcttctactatttttttttttttagatttttttattatagtattttctactatatatttagtatcttattttattattattattaataagtttttctattattaataaaagtattaatctataaatcttttataattatatttaattttaaagagATCCTTTAactttactaattttattaaatctaattttataaataactttaataacttttataataatagttaatataaaaatttttatattttatttattattactactaaactatctataatttttaataaattatataaaaaagctgctactataataatataagattctacttctttaataagatatagaaattaatactattctagagatctagtatttaaaaattttaataataattattaagattataataactataactaaggctttattttctttaatattaatataaattaaaattaataaatatttataatatagcctGAGCCTACtctaatagatatattacttattttataataaataaatacttatattagttagcttaaagcctatattattaaagcttaatcttaattataattttaatactaagtTAATAGAGCTTCTACTAattttactagtaataaaagattttaaatacttaaagactttttaattagtagttattttattaatcttaatactattattaattatatagataattagaaaatagataaaattagtttcttttaatctaatataattaataatatttttattaagtaatagtataattttatatattataaagatataaatatatttatagactatatttgtatataaagaaaaatctataattaaaataaatatttaagtttatttttatagtattatattatactagtttattttataatttattaatctaaaaaaaattactttatatattatttttataaaataagattaattagtatatctactatattatttta encodes:
- the MSW1 gene encoding tryptophan--tRNA ligase MSW1 (COG:J;~EggNog:ENOG410PGYS;~InterPro:IPR002305,IPR002306,IPR014729,IPR001412;~PFAM:PF00579;~go_function: GO:0000166 - nucleotide binding [Evidence IEA];~go_function: GO:0004812 - aminoacyl-tRNA ligase activity [Evidence IEA];~go_function: GO:0004830 - tryptophan-tRNA ligase activity [Evidence IEA];~go_function: GO:0005524 - ATP binding [Evidence IEA];~go_process: GO:0006418 - tRNA aminoacylation for protein translation [Evidence IEA];~go_process: GO:0006436 - tryptophanyl-tRNA aminoacylation [Evidence IEA]), which gives rise to MCAAVGKHGQCLQTFKTRNRIGYNKGFDIGPARPSLRWKSSQSSQQHFATTIFSGIQPTGVPHLGNYLGALREWVKIQDTATTDTKLIFSIVDLHALTVPQQGHQLRKWRREAFATLIAVGLDPKRSTIFYQSAVHHHAELFWILSTVASTGYLSRMTQWKSKLQLPEDTTLENAEVRSKLRLGLFSYPVLQAADILVHRATHVPVGEDQRQHLEFSRNTANSFNHLYGTVFPSPEALISPAKRVMSLKEPTLKMSKSHVDERSRITLTDSPEDIRQKVKAALTDSEPGITYDPICRPGISNLIEILSHLEENSCFEIASRYESASPRALKEHLSERICDALSPIKEKFNATISDGRNLDVISEEGAQKARANAEITMKKVRETMGL
- a CDS encoding pepsin-like aspartic protease (COG:O;~EggNog:ENOG410PIXI;~InterPro:IPR021109,IPR033876,IPR001461,IPR001969, IPR033121;~MEROPS:MER0003669;~PFAM:PF00026,PF14543;~SECRETED:SignalP(1-18);~go_function: GO:0004190 - aspartic-type endopeptidase activity [Evidence IEA];~go_process: GO:0006508 - proteolysis [Evidence IEA]) translates to MWKVSSVLSALLFTRCWAGSLVLRQSGLPAVVELNIRRNDILDPIARDQTRRKRDKTVSQLIDNEETLYFCNVTIGTPEQNLRLILDTGSSDLWCNAANSALCLSSRDPCRVPGSFDPNLSSSLSYVSSDFNITYADGTGAAGDYVTDTLHIGGTTVKDFQFGIGYSSSSAEGVLGIGYPSNEVQVARFGDDAYPNLPQFLMQKGLIQSSAYSLWLNDLEANTGSILFGGVDTEKYHGDLRTLPVQSINGGYSELIIALTGVSLNTKSRDRHLSSGALPAAVLLDSGSSLSYLPDSIAEEIYREIGVTYEPSTGAGYIPCSLAQNDINITFTFSSPEVTVGIKELIIDGGGLRFSNGDRACIFGIVPAGDSTAVLGDTFLRSAYVVYDLTNNEISLAQTRFNSTKSNIFEIQSGDDAVPNATKVSNPVTSVVVDGSGARIGGPTDSGNTIQSTDTGAALALGGAVSVPGRLALSAVVMWYTWAF